CACGTTACGTAAGATCGCAGGCGGGAGTGGCACCACGCTTGGCACTGGCGGCATGGCGACCAAACTGCAAGCGGCCGATATTGCTCGCCGCGCTGGTATTGAAGTCATCATCGCTGCTGGCCGCGCAGAGAACGTGATTTTTGATTCACTGGGCGATGCGCCGCAAGGCACACGCTTTTTGCCATGCGAAGAGGCATTGGAAAACCGTAAACGCTGGATCTTGGCTGGCCCTGCTGCTTCAGGTGACATCGTCATCGACGGCGGCGCGGTGAAAGCGGTGCTGGAAAAAGGCAGCAGTCTGCTGGCAAAAGGGGTCACTAAGGTGTTGGGCGAGTTTTCTCGCGGTGAAGTGGTCCGCATCACCAATGAACAAGGCCAGCTGATCGCTCGTGGTATCGCCAGCTATTCGCACCAAGATATGGCAAAAATCGCAGGGAAACACAGTAAAGACATCATCTCTATTTTGGGCTACGACTATGGTTCAGAAGTGATTCACCGTGATGACATGGTGGTGATTCAAGAATAGTCGGCAACAGCAAAGAGGATTTCAGGTGGAATTGACCAATTTAGGCAAAGCGGCAAAAGAGGCAGCTTTTCAACTCGCGACCGCCTCCACGGCGCAGAAAAACCGTGCATTGGCGCTGATTGCCGATGAGCTTGAGGCTAACGCAGCGGATATTTTAGCAGCGAATGCCAAAGACATTGAACTGGGGCGTCAGGCGGGTTTAAGCGACGCTATGCTGGATCGTCTGCTTCTTAATGAGCAGCGCTTGCATGGCATCGCTAACGATGTACGTAACGTCATCAGCCTTGCTGATCCAGTCGGTAGTGAGATTGATAGTAAAGTGTTGGAAAACGGCATGCAGCTTTCTCGCCGCCGCGTGCCATTAGGTGTGGTTGGCGTTATTTATGAAGCGCGCCCGAATGTGACCATTGATATCGCGGCGCTGTGTCTGAAAACGGGTAATGCCAGCATTCTACGTGGTGGGAAAGAGACGTTCTTCTCCAACATGGAACTGGTGAATGTAATTCAATCGGCACTGGCCAAAGCCAAGCTGCCAGCCGCATCGGTGCAGTATATTGAAAAGCCTGATCGCGAGTTGGTCAATCAACTGCTGAAAATGGATGAGTACGTGGACATGATCATTCCACGCGGCGGTGCTGGTCTGCACAAAATGTGCAAAGAGAACAGCACCATTCCGGTCATCATCGGCGGTTTTGGTATCAGTCATATTTTTGTCGATGAGAGCGCAAACCTAGAAAAATCACTCGACGTCGTTGAAAACGCCAAAGTGCAGCGCCCATCGGCGTGTAACTCGCTGGACACGCTGTTAGTCCACCAACAGGTTGCAGCGGAGTTTCTGCCTATGCTGGTGGCGCGTTTGAATGACAAAGTGACGTTTGTCGCAGAGCCGAAAGCGAAAGCGTTGATGGGAAGTGCAGACCATCTGCGCGATGCACAAGAGGGCGACTTTGACACGGAATGGCTAAGCTACACACTGGGCGTGAAAGTGGTGGCGGATGTGGCCCAAGCGATTGAACACATGCGTGAGCACAATGCCAGCCATTCGGATGCGATCATGACCAACAGTTTGGAAAATGCTGAGCGCTTTATTAACTCAGTGGATTCGGCGGCGGTGTACGTCAACGCGTCTACCCGTTTTACCGATGGCGCGCAATTTGGCCTTGGCGCTGAAGTGGCCGTGTCAACGCAAAAACTGCACGCCCGTGGCCCGATGGGTTTGGAAGAGCTCACCAGCTACAAATGGGTCGGCAAAGCCAATTACCTGCCACGCAGTTAACATAACCTGCGAATATCAGCGCGAAAGGGGCCATCATGGCCCCTTTTTGTTTTATTCGCTTAGGCAATTCCGCTACACTAGCTCACATTTCATCACTCGAATTAGGCTGAATAAAACAAGCGAAAAGTCCATTTTTGCTCCTCGAGTGTTGACCGGCTTATCCATTATTGGGAGGTGATATGCATTGTCCCTTTTGTTCCGAAAACGACACCAAAGTGATCGACTCTCGTTTGGTGGCCGACGGGCATCAAGT
This Vibrio navarrensis DNA region includes the following protein-coding sequences:
- a CDS encoding glutamate-5-semialdehyde dehydrogenase, translated to MELTNLGKAAKEAAFQLATASTAQKNRALALIADELEANAADILAANAKDIELGRQAGLSDAMLDRLLLNEQRLHGIANDVRNVISLADPVGSEIDSKVLENGMQLSRRRVPLGVVGVIYEARPNVTIDIAALCLKTGNASILRGGKETFFSNMELVNVIQSALAKAKLPAASVQYIEKPDRELVNQLLKMDEYVDMIIPRGGAGLHKMCKENSTIPVIIGGFGISHIFVDESANLEKSLDVVENAKVQRPSACNSLDTLLVHQQVAAEFLPMLVARLNDKVTFVAEPKAKALMGSADHLRDAQEGDFDTEWLSYTLGVKVVADVAQAIEHMREHNASHSDAIMTNSLENAERFINSVDSAAVYVNASTRFTDGAQFGLGAEVAVSTQKLHARGPMGLEELTSYKWVGKANYLPRS